From the Chaetodon auriga isolate fChaAug3 chromosome 17, fChaAug3.hap1, whole genome shotgun sequence genome, the window GTAAACATGATACCAAATGCACAGAGCGAATTTGCATGTAATCAACCACAGTAAAAAGGTTAATTTTCACCTGAAGGAGCTGATTTGAGTCTGCCCATCATTAGTCCCAATGTGCAGTAATTTGCTGCTAGGACCAGCAGACTGGGTTTATGCaccaaaacaggaagtgcttcACTTAGAAGGACTTCCAGCGTTCTGAAACATGGGTCCTTCCTagacagcaaaacagaaaaatgtacGCCATCATCAACGACAAGCACGACCAGCGATATCTCAGAACTGATGGTTATGAATGAAACATATTTCTTATTGACTTAAAAACAACAGATCGTTCCTTCGCAGCCTTCAGATGAGCATTTGACTTTGTAAACGAGCTACCTGACTCTCTCTGGCTCCGTGACGGTGAAGTTGAGGAGGGCTGAGCAGGCTGTCTCCATGCTGGGATCCCTGGTCGACGACGCCCCACTTTTCCCCTTGAGGGAAGTCCAGCACTGCGACAGGAAGTCCACCAGCAGGGCCGGGGCGTCGAGGGTGAGCAGCACCTTCCTGGGACCTTCCTCTGCCGACAGGTGGCACAGAGCTGGGAGGAGATACCTGAAGAGAGGGGGGAGAACGCAAGGGGAGAAGAGAAAGACCTGTCAGAAGACTGCAGCATACGTGGAATAAAGCATCCATGTTTCAGTCATCTTTACCTCAAAGGCTCTTTGCCCGTCcacgtctctctctcctctctgacagacaTCTTGGTCATCCAATCAGAGAGGCCCTGCTCGGGGCTCTCACCCTGCAAGTGGCTCCGGGAGTATCCGATCAGGAACGGCAACAGTCCAGTCACTTCCTccttcagacaggaagtctccTCGGCCAGCCAAGAGCACAGAGAGCGGAATGTGGCGAAAATGAAAGGGTCAGCATAGCGACTTGGATCCACCTACGTTAACAGGAAGAGATGAGGAAGTGTGGAAGAAAAGTGTATGGAGTGAGCTCTGAGGAAAAATTATGTTTTGCAAAGAACAGTATTGAACTTTGCAAATACTTTGCAAGATTCTTAAATACATGCTGATTAGTTAGAAGGGAGAAGGACTCTTTTTGAAATGCAAAGAGTGAGCTTGTTGGGTACAAACAGGAGCTTAAACGTCGCTctctcacctgctgcaggtggtaCACTAGAGCAGAGAAGGCCTCCTCCAGCACCCTGAGGACctgcctgctctgctgcagactgagtgAAGCGATGGAGGTCTGAGGAGGTGCAGTGGTCTGAGACGCTCCCAGACAGCAGGCCTGCTCTATGGCAGCCTCCATGATTCGGTAACAGCCTGGGGATGGTCAGATGTTCAGGATGGGCAGATGTTGTAATTACAATCAACATACTATTTCAGATAAGACCActacctgtgagtgtgtgctgcagctctgggtTCAGTTCGTTACCAGGCGGCTCCTCCAAACCCATTCTGACCTCCACGCAGGCCCGGTTCACCAGTAAACAGCAGAACTTTGGCGGACCCACCAGATCCCATCCACACAAATCCAGCAGACAAGCACTGAGGACCAGGACTGGTCCGATGTCTCTTGGTGTCAACTTAGCCTGCACCATCGGTCTCAGTGCCCCCCACACACGGGCCACGACTCCCTTCAGCTCCTCACTCTCTGCTAACCCGCCTACTGGGGGGAGAAACTGAACCAACTGGGCACACATATTCAGCCTGGTCTGGTCTCTGGCTTGGCAGAAGTCATTGGAGAGCCTGATCAGCAGACTGAGGAGTTCTACAGGGTGTTTACTCCacactttgtctttcattttacCTGAGAGGAGGCAACCAAGCAAGGCAAGCCCCTTCTCTTGACTGAACGTCTGGTTTTGTTCCACTGCTCTGCATAGAGCAGGTATGGCACCCCTGTTCAGCAGCTGGTCAGGGCCTCTGGGTAaggcacacacagctgtgagaaTCTGGTAGCAGTCAGCAGCCATGGCTTCATCTACCTTGGAAGAGAGGGTGTTTTCTTGAGATGTAGATTCTTTGTTTACTTCACTGCCATCACCATCCTTTTTCTTGCTGGTCTTGCCCTCTGATTCTGTCACACTGGCAGGattactttgtgtgtttgcactctCTGCTGATTGGACTTTACTATCTGGACTCTGCCCCGTCTCTCCAACTTGGTTCTGTTCCCGGTGCTGCTGGCTGACAGGACCGTTGGCTAAAATGCCCAGCACGAGTGGGATGGTGGTGAGGAGCTGCGGATGGGAGGCCATGTCTGGGTCTGTGCTGagggcagccagcagagccgTGCCAAGCGAAAGGAGTTCGTGTGGGGGTAAGCCGGAATGGTCATTCCCTCTGACGGCTGTCACCAAAAGCCGAGCTGGAAGGGTCAGGCTAACGGCCTCGAAGATGCGCCTTAAGGTGGGTTTGTCGAGCTGGTTAGCCGGGCACAAGCGAGTTATCTGATgacaaggagaggaaaacaacaaacagtgctCAGTGCTGAGGTCTGATCCAGCGGTCCTTCAATACTCTACATACATATGCCTCCCTTTATAGCCTCAGTTAACAGTTTAATAGTTACACCTACAGTAAAACTAATGCTGTCTAATAAAGAACCTCTGCTATAAATCCTCGCTTCGTGAAAGTTATTACGTTCAGTCATTGTTGAAACTAGCTCTTACAGGTGTTGATCCGACTTCGTGGGTAAACGTATCTATTATGTTGTATTAAGTTGGTAAACTAATATTAGTGGTGAGGTCAGTGGAAACTGTGTTAACTGTGTATCGTCAGTATAAGACACTTACCAGCAGGAGAGCAGCTAATGTGTGACTGTCATTTTTAGCATGCCTAAGTGTGTGAAGACACCTCTCCAACACTTCTGTCTGGGCATCAGTCAAACCACCTCCTGCATTCATCTCCgagcctcctccaccttctccctGCTCCCCCTTTCCAGAAGGCAGACTGTTCACGGCAGGTGTAACGTCGGCACTGTCAGCCATTATGACCTTGGTATCTATGTAACCaagagaggaataaaaagtAAGCAAACTTTAGAAAGGAATTGAAAAGCTAACTGTTAATCATGCCATTAGCTGCACACCGTTGAGGGTACGACGAGCAGCATAATCTACTGACTTTCATTTAGTTTGCTGAGTCGAGTGACGCTTAGCAAGAAATCGACATTTACAATTTGAATTAGTA encodes:
- the ncdn gene encoding neurochondrin gives rise to the protein MADSADVTPAVNSLPSGKGEQGEGGGGSEMNAGGGLTDAQTEVLERCLHTLRHAKNDSHTLAALLLITRLCPANQLDKPTLRRIFEAVSLTLPARLLVTAVRGNDHSGLPPHELLSLGTALLAALSTDPDMASHPQLLTTIPLVLGILANGPVSQQHREQNQVGETGQSPDSKVQSAESANTQSNPASVTESEGKTSKKKDGDGSEVNKESTSQENTLSSKVDEAMAADCYQILTAVCALPRGPDQLLNRGAIPALCRAVEQNQTFSQEKGLALLGCLLSGKMKDKVWSKHPVELLSLLIRLSNDFCQARDQTRLNMCAQLVQFLPPVGGLAESEELKGVVARVWGALRPMVQAKLTPRDIGPVLVLSACLLDLCGWDLVGPPKFCCLLVNRACVEVRMGLEEPPGNELNPELQHTLTGCYRIMEAAIEQACCLGASQTTAPPQTSIASLSLQQSRQVLRVLEEAFSALVYHLQQVDPSRYADPFIFATFRSLCSWLAEETSCLKEEVTGLLPFLIGYSRSHLQGESPEQGLSDWMTKMSVREERETWTGKEPLRYLLPALCHLSAEEGPRKVLLTLDAPALLVDFLSQCWTSLKGKSGASSTRDPSMETACSALLNFTVTEPERVRKDPCFRTLEVLLSEALPVLVHKPSLLVLAANYCTLGLMMGRLKSAPSGSVEASQRRFFSTALRFLRSALVSGSGPDPVKVSLSWEESWDEAAELWRLGLQALGGCVRAQPWITAVVREEGWLKHTLAMLSQCSALPDQHTQEALEEALCAMADQCPVCKKEIGDMMRNGKGALSCMRNLKKSVGVK